A single genomic interval of Euzebyales bacterium harbors:
- a CDS encoding LCP family protein, giving the protein MGVGTVVLAVVMLGALALSTYRTVLRPAYAHDGILVVLVVGSDVGRPYRPGDPLRGRADAIHLVAVDVGARRATVVDIPRDSVIGGTKVNAHLATGGPEALVAQLESFTGLTIDHWVLTTFHGFERLTAELGGVNVVVDEPMHDSSSGSDFEPGPAHVQGATALAFARDRHSLSDGDFGRTRHQGELLLAIHRRVVGHRPGPRELVDLVATVGRTTVSDVPLPDLLPLAVLAIDIEPDAVDHVPLSGRTAMLGDASVVYLEPGDTFARLVDGHVGPSPPASD; this is encoded by the coding sequence ATGGGCGTGGGCACCGTCGTCCTGGCGGTGGTGATGCTGGGCGCGCTGGCGCTGTCGACGTACCGCACGGTCCTGCGTCCGGCGTATGCGCACGACGGGATCCTGGTCGTGCTCGTCGTCGGCTCGGACGTTGGCCGGCCCTACCGTCCCGGCGATCCACTGCGCGGGCGTGCCGACGCCATCCACCTGGTGGCCGTCGACGTCGGCGCGCGGCGTGCGACGGTCGTCGACATCCCGCGCGACTCGGTGATCGGGGGCACGAAGGTCAACGCGCACCTCGCGACCGGCGGTCCCGAGGCGCTGGTGGCGCAGCTCGAATCCTTCACCGGCCTGACCATCGACCACTGGGTGCTCACCACGTTCCATGGCTTCGAACGGCTGACCGCCGAGCTCGGTGGCGTGAACGTCGTGGTCGACGAGCCGATGCACGACAGCTCCTCAGGGTCGGACTTCGAGCCGGGACCTGCCCACGTCCAGGGAGCGACGGCGCTGGCGTTCGCCCGCGACCGGCACTCGCTGTCCGACGGGGACTTCGGGCGCACGCGGCACCAGGGCGAGTTGCTGCTGGCCATCCACCGACGGGTGGTCGGACACCGGCCGGGGCCGCGTGAGCTCGTCGACCTGGTTGCCACGGTGGGCCGCACCACGGTCTCGGACGTCCCGCTGCCCGATCTGCTCCCCCTCGCGGTGCTGGCCATCGACATCGAGCCCGATGCGGTCGACCACGTTCCCCTGTCCGGGCGCACCGCGATGCTGGGCGATGCCTCGGTCGTCTACCTCGAGCCCGGTGACACGTTCGCCCGTCTCGTCGACGGCCACGTCGGTCCGTCTCCGCCCGCTTCGGACTGA